A stretch of DNA from Thermodesulfobacteriota bacterium:
CCTGCATGTTAACGAATGAAGGTCCGCGCACTCTCATTCTATATGGCTTTCCTGTGCCGTCGCTTATTAGATAGTAAGAAAGCTCACCTTTGGGGTTTTCTACAGCATGCTGTACTTCACCTGCAGGCGGTTTAAAGCCTTCGTAGACAATAACGAAATGTCTGATAAGTGATTCCATTTTTGTGTAGGTAAGTTCTTTCTCTGGTAGAACAATATCTGGAAGATCGGCAATATAGGGACCGTCGGGCAGATTATCAAGCGCTTGCTCTATAATTTTTAGGCTCTGGCGCATTTCCTCAAATCGGCATATAAACCTTGAGTATGCATCTCCTTCATTTGCGATCGGGACTTCAAAATCATAGTTCTCATATCCAAGATAAGGATTTGCCTTTCTTACGTCATAAGGAACGCCGCTTCCTCTAAGAGCAGGGCCTGTTAGACCCAAGTCGACTGCGTCCTCAGCACTAATAACAGCAACATTTTTTGTTCTTTCAATCCAGATTTTATTTCTAGTTAAGAGGTTGTCTACCTCTTTCATAGTTTTTGGAAACTCTTTTAGGAAATTTCTTACAACCTCTTCAAAATTATCCGGAAGATCCAAAGGAAGCCCGCCCACCCTTGGATAAGACGTCGTTAGCCTTGCGCCGCATACTGTTTCTAAAATTTCATAGATTCTCTCTCTTTCCTTAAAGCAGTATAGAAAAGCACTCATTGCTCCAAGATCAAGGGCGTTAGTTCCGATTCCTACTAGGTGAGATTCAATTCTGCCGAGTTCAAAAAGTATTACCTCGGCAACTTTTGCGCGCTCAGGAATCTCATCCTCAATACCAAGTAGCTTTTCAACTGTAAGTATGTAGCCGATGTTGTTGCATATTGATGCAATATAGTCCATTCGGTCTGTGTAAGGTAGACACTGCTGATAAGTAATGTGCTCGCAAAGCTTCTCGATTCCTCTGTGAAGATAACCAATATAAGGTACGGCCTTAACGACCATCTCGCCGTCTAAATGCAGTACTACTCTTAAAACTCCGTGGGTCGCCGGGTGCTGCGGTCCCATATTGAGCATCATCGTCTCAGTACGGGTGCCGTCATCATTAACTACAAACGGCTCTTCGCTTATGAATTCAATCCTTTCCATTATTAGTTGCCTTCTTCAACAGCTTTTTCAAAAGATTTTTTGGACGGTTCCCTGTTTCTGACATCAAAGTCTTTTCTAAGTGGGAAGGGTCCATAATCTTCAGGCAAAAGAATTCTTCTAAGATCTGGGTGCCCTATGAATTCAATACCGAACATATCGTATACTTCTCTTTCTAGCCAATCAGCACTACCCCAAACAGAAACTACAGAATCTATCTTGGCTTCATCTGAGTTTAGCTCTGCTTTAAGCCGCATTCGTATGTTTTCTTCATAATCAGGGCCAAATCTGTGTACATGATACACAACTTCGTAACGAGGTGATTTTACTTCCAAGTAGTCGACTGCTGTAAGGTCGGCTAAAAACGAGAAATCCAAATTTTCTTTCAAATAATTACAAATATTTGCGATTTGATTGCTGCTGACTAATAAAGTAGTTTCCCCTCTATACTCTTTTGTATCCAAAATGTCTTTAGGAAACTCGTTTTTTAGTAAACTGACCGCCTGCTCAATATCAAAACTCATACTACAGGCGCCCCTTTCATCTCAATTTTCTTTTGTATCTTCATTACTGCATCAATTAATGCTTCTGGTCTTGGAGGGCAGCCGCCGACATATACATCAACAGGCAAAAACTCATCTATGCCTTGTACAACTGCATAGCTATCAAATGGTCCTCCTCCGCAAGTACAAGAACCCATTGCGATAACCCACTTTGGCTCTGGCATCTGGTCATATATTCTTCTGCACACAGAGGCCATCTTATAAGTAATAGTGCCTGACACAATCATTAGATCGGCTTGTCTGGGTGAGAATCTGGCAACCTCAGCGCCAAAACGAGATAGATCGTATCTTGACGCAAACACTCCCATCATTTCAATAGCGCAGCAAGCCGTGCCAAAAGGCATAGGCCATAGGCTATTTTTTCTGCCCCAATTGGCAAAAGCTTCAATTGTTGTTGTTAAAAAACCCTCTCCGCCCAAGAGCGGATCTGAATTTACTCCCAATCTAATGCTCCTTTTTTAATTACATAAAAATATCCTGCCATGATAACTATGAGAAAAATTATTACTTCTACAAAAGCCAGCATCCCTAGATCTTTATATACACTCGCCCAGGCAAATAGAAATACAGCTTCCACGTCAAAGAGTATAAATAATGCCCCAACAAGGTAGTACTTTATTGAGAACTTTCCTCTTGTATCGCCGGTTGCAGTCATCCCGGATTCGTATGGTGCAAGCTTTCCCTTAGCCTCTTTCTTAGGACCCAATTGAGAAGAGAGCCCAATCATTATGCAAGCAAGACCAATTGCGAATATTAGTATTAGTAGAATTGGTATATACTCGTAAAGCACAGCATTATGTTATGTGGAATGGAAAAATTGTCAAGGTTATAAAGAGCTCAAAATAGACTTATTTTTTCTCAAACTATCAGATGAATTTATATGTTAGAATTAAAGAAAAACTCAGCGGGGGTATATCATATGTTCAAAGTTCTCTTATCGTTGTTAATTGTATTGATTTTCTCTATCAGCAGTTATGCAGATGTAATATTCGAGATTGATCAGAAGCAAATAAATCCGGAGGCGACCCACAAAACCAAAGGTATGGTAAAGGGAAAAAATTTCAAGATGGATTTTTATGAGAACGGGGAAAAATTGGACGGTTCTATGATATATAGAGGCGATACTAAAGAGATGATCATGGTCAGTCACCAGGATAAATCTTATGTAGTTTTGGATGAAGCTACACTAAAAGAGCTTGCCGGGGTCATGTCTCAAGCTATGGCAGAGTTTGAACAGGCCATGAAGGATGCAACTCCAGAGGAAAGAGCTATGATGGAGCAGGCTTTGAAAGGCAGAATGCCTGGTATGGGAGATAGCGAAGTGGTTGAGCCTATAATAAAAAAGGCAGGTTCTTCAAAAGTAAACTCTTACAGCTGCACTTTATATGACGTCTATAAAGGGGATGAAAAAACAAGCCAACACTGCGTTGCCCCTTGGGCAAGTATAGAGGGCGGAGCGGAAATGAAAACTGTAATGCTTGAGATGGCAAATTTTATGGATGAGATGGCTAAATCATTCTCCAAAAGCAAAGGTTTTATGGGCAAGCAGATGCAGTTTGAAAATAATGTCTTCGCTCAGCTAAGAAAGATGGATGGTTTTCCGGTACAGACAATTGATTATGATAATGGACAAGTAGACAGCGAATCACAACTAGCGTCCACAAAAAAAACAGCTGTAAATGCAGCAGACCTTGAGCCGCCCGCTGGTTACACAAGACAGAACATGGGTCTTTAACAATGAAAATCTAAGGGAGTGGAGAAATGAGATCACACAAATATATATACCAATTCACTGCGGTAGTTTTTATGCTTACACTTTTTTTTGGCTACAATGAAATAGCACAGGCAGGCAAAACAGTGTGCGATTTTCAGCATAGAGAATGTTTTACAGAGGCCGGGTTTCCAGCTTGTTATAAAAAGATAGATATAGAAAAATACTATCAGTTTGTAGGTGAGAACCAGTTAGAGTTGGCGGAACAGATAATAGATGATGATAAAAAATGTATTAAATTGTCTGGAAATGAAAAGGCTTTTTTACAGGATAAGGGCGGAGGCTATGTAAAGTTTGGGATTAGAGGTCAGAACGTCACTTTTTGGGCTAAAAGGGACGCTCTTTTTGCTAGATAGCCCTGGGAACTGTTAGTTGAAAGTAAGACTGAACAAATTTCTCTCTATGTGCGGAGTGGCTTCAAGAAGAAATGCCGATGAGCTAATAAAAGCAGGCGCGGTGAGCATAAATGGTCAGGTGGAGAAGAACTTAGGCTCTACGGTTTCCCCTGATAATGATATTGTTCAAGTCAGAGGGGTTGTGGTCAAGCCTGAAAAAAACAGATATATCATCTTAAATAAACCCAAACTATTTATCACAGCACTTGGCGATGGCCAAGATGAGAAAAAGACAGTTGAGCAATTACTTGCAGATATTCCTCAGAGAGTCTATCCGGTAGGAAGGCTCGATTACGATGTTGAGGGTCTTATTGTTTGCACTAATGACGGCGATCTAGCCAACAAAATCCTTCACCCAAGTTTTGAATTAAAAAAGACATATATAGCTATAGTTAAAGGAAATATATCCGGTCCAAAAGTGCAAAGAATGTCAGAAGGAGTAGAGCTCGATGACGGTTTTGCTCATCCTGATTCAATAGAGCTGATAACTAGTGATAATAGCACGAGCACGGTAGAGATCTCATTTCATGAGGGAAGAAACCATCTTGTCAAAAGGTTTTTTGCAGAGTTCTCACACCCCGTAAAACAGTTAAAAAGAGTAGCTGTTGGTCCACTTGAACTGGGCAATTTA
This window harbors:
- a CDS encoding NADH-quinone oxidoreductase subunit C, whose protein sequence is MSFDIEQAVSLLKNEFPKDILDTKEYRGETTLLVSSNQIANICNYLKENLDFSFLADLTAVDYLEVKSPRYEVVYHVHRFGPDYEENIRMRLKAELNSDEAKIDSVVSVWGSADWLEREVYDMFGIEFIGHPDLRRILLPEDYGPFPLRKDFDVRNREPSKKSFEKAVEEGN
- a CDS encoding pseudouridine synthase; its protein translation is MKVRLNKFLSMCGVASRRNADELIKAGAVSINGQVEKNLGSTVSPDNDIVQVRGVVVKPEKNRYIILNKPKLFITALGDGQDEKKTVEQLLADIPQRVYPVGRLDYDVEGLIVCTNDGDLANKILHPSFELKKTYIAIVKGNISGPKVQRMSEGVELDDGFAHPDSIELITSDNSTSTVEISFHEGRNHLVKRFFAEFSHPVKQLKRVAVGPLELGNLKKGKWRDLNDNELMKLRRALEPGH
- the nuoD gene encoding NADH dehydrogenase (quinone) subunit D, with the protein product MERIEFISEEPFVVNDDGTRTETMMLNMGPQHPATHGVLRVVLHLDGEMVVKAVPYIGYLHRGIEKLCEHITYQQCLPYTDRMDYIASICNNIGYILTVEKLLGIEDEIPERAKVAEVILFELGRIESHLVGIGTNALDLGAMSAFLYCFKERERIYEILETVCGARLTTSYPRVGGLPLDLPDNFEEVVRNFLKEFPKTMKEVDNLLTRNKIWIERTKNVAVISAEDAVDLGLTGPALRGSGVPYDVRKANPYLGYENYDFEVPIANEGDAYSRFICRFEEMRQSLKIIEQALDNLPDGPYIADLPDIVLPEKELTYTKMESLIRHFVIVYEGFKPPAGEVQHAVENPKGELSYYLISDGTGKPYRMRVRGPSFVNMQALSKMVEGSLVADVIAAIGSLDIVLGEIDR
- the nuoB gene encoding NADH-quinone oxidoreductase subunit NuoB; translation: MGGEGFLTTTIEAFANWGRKNSLWPMPFGTACCAIEMMGVFASRYDLSRFGAEVARFSPRQADLMIVSGTITYKMASVCRRIYDQMPEPKWVIAMGSCTCGGGPFDSYAVVQGIDEFLPVDVYVGGCPPRPEALIDAVMKIQKKIEMKGAPVV
- a CDS encoding DUF4412 domain-containing protein; this translates as MFKVLLSLLIVLIFSISSYADVIFEIDQKQINPEATHKTKGMVKGKNFKMDFYENGEKLDGSMIYRGDTKEMIMVSHQDKSYVVLDEATLKELAGVMSQAMAEFEQAMKDATPEERAMMEQALKGRMPGMGDSEVVEPIIKKAGSSKVNSYSCTLYDVYKGDEKTSQHCVAPWASIEGGAEMKTVMLEMANFMDEMAKSFSKSKGFMGKQMQFENNVFAQLRKMDGFPVQTIDYDNGQVDSESQLASTKKTAVNAADLEPPAGYTRQNMGL
- the ndhC gene encoding NADH-quinone oxidoreductase subunit A produces the protein MLYEYIPILLILIFAIGLACIMIGLSSQLGPKKEAKGKLAPYESGMTATGDTRGKFSIKYYLVGALFILFDVEAVFLFAWASVYKDLGMLAFVEVIIFLIVIMAGYFYVIKKGALDWE